Proteins from one Listeria innocua genomic window:
- a CDS encoding ABC transporter substrate-binding protein, with amino-acid sequence MKKKSLVLLVVVLVLSAVLAACGGKESGSKEVTIEFMHSSVEKERLDVINKLIADFEKENPTIKIKQIPVEEDAFNTKVVTLARSGKLPAVMEVSQDFAKVMDKDELIDQDAVKAVIDSVGEDKYYEGATNLVRSEDGKSYIAAPLSGWVQGIWYNKKALADAGFEEPKNWADIEKVAKKFTNKADKKYGIAIPTAESTMSEQAFSQFALSNKANVLDAKGNVTIDTPEMKEALQYYKDLSAYTMPGSNDVTEIKDAFMNGTVPMAMYSTYILPSVYEEGDPSNIGFAIPEEKEKAVYGTVSGLTISAGLDDDQKKATKKFVEYLSQPENMATWVLMSPGGAQPVNKEVVEQKAYKENEVIKSFGDLPNEIAASFNDIQVFGLVDGKNLTKMGDITSSGIIAQMVNNVTVGGGDVSADLKAAQKKAEEGK; translated from the coding sequence ATGAAGAAAAAAAGTCTTGTATTACTTGTTGTTGTGTTGGTTCTAAGTGCGGTATTAGCTGCATGTGGAGGGAAAGAGTCTGGTAGTAAGGAAGTAACAATTGAATTTATGCATTCATCCGTTGAAAAAGAGCGTTTAGATGTTATTAATAAATTAATTGCTGATTTTGAAAAAGAAAATCCAACGATCAAAATCAAACAAATTCCAGTTGAAGAAGATGCTTTTAATACAAAAGTTGTCACACTTGCTCGTTCTGGTAAACTTCCAGCAGTTATGGAAGTAAGCCAAGATTTTGCCAAAGTAATGGATAAAGATGAGTTAATTGACCAAGATGCAGTGAAAGCAGTTATCGACTCGGTTGGAGAAGATAAATACTATGAAGGTGCAACAAACTTAGTGCGTTCTGAAGATGGTAAAAGCTATATCGCAGCACCATTAAGCGGTTGGGTTCAAGGTATTTGGTACAACAAAAAAGCTTTAGCCGATGCTGGTTTTGAAGAACCAAAAAACTGGGCGGATATTGAAAAAGTAGCGAAAAAATTCACGAATAAAGCTGATAAAAAATACGGTATTGCAATTCCAACAGCAGAAAGTACGATGAGTGAGCAAGCTTTCTCTCAATTTGCACTTTCTAACAAAGCCAATGTTTTAGATGCAAAAGGAAATGTAACGATTGATACACCAGAAATGAAAGAGGCTCTTCAGTACTACAAAGATCTTTCAGCCTACACAATGCCTGGTTCAAATGACGTAACTGAAATTAAAGATGCGTTTATGAATGGTACTGTTCCAATGGCAATGTACTCTACGTATATTCTTCCATCTGTATATGAAGAAGGCGACCCATCTAACATCGGATTCGCTATTCCAGAAGAAAAAGAAAAAGCAGTTTATGGAACAGTTTCCGGATTGACTATCTCTGCTGGTTTGGATGATGACCAAAAGAAAGCAACGAAGAAATTTGTTGAATACTTGTCTCAACCAGAAAATATGGCAACGTGGGTATTAATGTCTCCAGGTGGCGCACAACCAGTAAATAAAGAAGTAGTAGAACAAAAAGCATACAAAGAAAATGAAGTAATTAAATCATTTGGTGATCTTCCAAACGAAATCGCTGCATCTTTCAACGACATCCAAGTTTTCGGACTTGTTGATGGTAAAAACCTAACAAAAATGGGTGATATAACTAGTTCAGGTATTATCGCACAAATGGTTAACAACGTAACTGTTGGCGGTGGGGATGTTTCAGCGGACTTAAAAGCAGCACAGAAAAAGGCAGAAGAGGGTAAATAA
- a CDS encoding sugar phosphorylase, which yields MTNLRKRLSRLYSEDVVESLATRIEARVNQTKQRKLVRKDKWDEKDIVLITYGDQFKEESKKTLPTFKKMYDRYLKSTFEVVHFLPFYPYSSDDGFSVIDYKAVNPELGDWEDIKEMEQSARLMFDFVCNHMSAKSEWFKRYLAGDKEFQNFFVEMDPDTDLSSVTRPRATPVLTPFQFASGKEGYIWTTFSEDQIDLNFACPEVLYKMIDVLMFYLEEGAEYVRLDAVGFMWKVPGTSSIHLEETHEIVKLFRDLVDIAAPGTIIITETNVPHVDNISYFGNGEKEAHMVYQFPLPPLVLHAIHHGNAEFLSNWAKNLELPEGKRTFFNFLASHDGIGLNPVRGIIPEADILALVDDLEKEGALVSYKQNPDGTKSPYEINVTYMDALSKQADTDDLRLSRFLVAHAVLMSIPGVPAVYVQSILGSRNDYLGVETTGHNRSINRKKYDLAEITAELEQADSLRKETYDALTKLISTRKAESLFHPEIAMEVLESTAELFVVKRSSGAESIILIHNLSEKEVSYSLDSGVYTNLYKGSTVTGSDSIKLRGYEFCWLKTKNYREEQK from the coding sequence ATGACGAATTTAAGAAAACGACTTTCGCGGTTATATTCTGAAGATGTAGTTGAGAGTTTAGCAACGAGAATTGAAGCGCGGGTAAACCAAACGAAACAAAGAAAGTTAGTACGAAAAGACAAATGGGACGAGAAAGATATAGTTTTAATTACATATGGAGACCAATTTAAAGAGGAATCCAAAAAAACTTTACCAACCTTTAAGAAAATGTATGATCGTTATTTAAAATCGACTTTTGAGGTAGTACATTTCCTACCTTTCTATCCTTATTCCTCGGATGATGGGTTTTCGGTTATTGATTACAAAGCGGTTAATCCGGAGCTTGGCGATTGGGAAGATATTAAGGAAATGGAACAGTCGGCGCGATTGATGTTTGATTTTGTTTGTAATCATATGTCGGCGAAAAGTGAGTGGTTTAAGCGATATTTAGCGGGCGATAAGGAATTTCAAAACTTTTTCGTGGAAATGGATCCTGATACTGACCTTAGTTCGGTTACAAGACCACGTGCAACACCAGTGCTCACGCCGTTTCAATTTGCTTCTGGTAAAGAGGGTTATATTTGGACGACGTTTAGTGAGGATCAGATTGATTTAAACTTTGCTTGTCCGGAAGTGCTTTACAAGATGATTGATGTTTTGATGTTCTATTTAGAAGAAGGTGCGGAATATGTGCGACTTGATGCGGTTGGCTTTATGTGGAAAGTGCCGGGAACGAGTTCGATTCACTTAGAAGAGACGCATGAAATCGTGAAATTATTTAGAGATTTAGTAGACATTGCAGCTCCGGGGACGATTATTATAACTGAAACGAATGTGCCGCATGTTGATAATATTAGTTATTTTGGAAATGGTGAAAAGGAAGCGCATATGGTTTATCAATTCCCGCTTCCACCACTCGTGCTCCATGCGATACATCATGGCAATGCCGAGTTTTTAAGCAATTGGGCGAAGAATTTAGAGCTCCCAGAAGGCAAGCGGACATTCTTTAATTTCCTTGCCTCACATGATGGAATTGGCTTAAATCCAGTGCGCGGAATTATTCCAGAAGCAGACATTTTAGCATTGGTAGATGATTTGGAAAAAGAAGGAGCACTCGTTTCTTATAAACAAAATCCAGATGGTACTAAAAGTCCGTATGAAATTAATGTGACTTACATGGATGCGTTAAGTAAACAGGCGGACACGGATGACTTGAGACTATCGAGATTTCTTGTCGCTCATGCAGTATTAATGTCTATCCCAGGCGTCCCAGCCGTTTATGTTCAAAGTATTTTAGGAAGCCGCAATGATTATTTAGGCGTAGAAACAACAGGGCACAATCGCTCTATTAATCGAAAAAAATACGACTTAGCGGAAATTACAGCAGAGCTAGAACAGGCTGACTCCTTACGAAAAGAAACTTATGATGCGTTAACGAAATTAATTAGCACACGAAAAGCGGAATCACTTTTCCATCCAGAAATCGCGATGGAAGTTTTAGAATCTACGGCGGAATTGTTTGTTGTTAAACGTTCATCCGGCGCGGAATCGATTATATTGATTCATAATTTATCAGAAAAAGAAGTGAGTTATTCACTAGACAGCGGTGTTTATACAAATCTTTATAAGGGCTCCACGGTAACTGGGAGCGATTCCATAAAGCTTAGAGGCTATGAATTCTGCTGGCTAAAAACCAAAAATTACAGGGAGGAACAAAAATGA
- a CDS encoding LacI family DNA-binding transcriptional regulator: protein MAATIYDIAKHAGVSKSTVSRVLNNQANISKESRQKVLEAIDELNYQPSKLARALTSSGFDAIMVISNRSTTTTTGNPFFSEIIQSISTQAELENFDLILQTAKNSEDELKKCLSKIQEKMIKGIIMLSSPADEDFFHQLDPYNIPIVVTGKVEGHYKNIYSVDTDNFGDSYALTKHLIKQGHKKIACIHAPLDYHVSIDRLAGFRSCLFDHQLDLRNDWIIDSGYSIEDSYKAALRLMESTDKPTAVFATDDLKVLSIYKMAADKNLQIPADFSVIGYNDKVASSFLSPPLTSIDIPINKLGKKATNLLFRLIHQDKNVPKTTIIKTEMIERESIQKIND, encoded by the coding sequence TTGGCAGCTACCATTTATGACATAGCAAAACACGCGGGAGTTTCAAAATCAACGGTATCCAGAGTACTAAACAATCAAGCTAATATTTCCAAAGAATCAAGACAAAAAGTATTAGAAGCGATTGATGAACTCAACTACCAGCCAAGCAAACTAGCTCGCGCACTTACTTCTTCAGGCTTTGATGCTATCATGGTTATCTCAAATCGCTCCACAACCACAACAACAGGAAATCCATTTTTTTCCGAAATAATTCAATCCATTTCCACTCAAGCTGAGTTGGAAAATTTCGACCTTATTCTTCAGACCGCCAAAAACAGCGAAGACGAACTCAAAAAATGCCTCTCAAAAATCCAAGAAAAAATGATTAAAGGTATAATTATGCTAAGTTCCCCGGCTGATGAAGATTTTTTCCATCAATTAGACCCGTATAATATCCCCATTGTCGTTACCGGAAAAGTAGAAGGACATTACAAAAATATTTATTCCGTTGACACAGACAATTTTGGTGATAGTTATGCTCTAACTAAACATTTAATCAAGCAAGGTCATAAGAAAATTGCTTGTATCCACGCACCGCTTGATTATCATGTTTCGATTGATCGCCTTGCTGGTTTTCGAAGCTGCCTATTTGACCACCAATTAGACCTTCGCAATGACTGGATTATTGATAGCGGTTATAGCATTGAAGACAGTTACAAAGCCGCATTACGCCTAATGGAAAGCACCGATAAACCAACCGCAGTTTTCGCAACCGACGATTTAAAAGTACTTAGTATTTATAAAATGGCAGCCGATAAAAATTTACAAATACCTGCAGATTTTTCTGTCATCGGCTATAATGATAAAGTAGCATCATCTTTCTTGTCACCGCCACTTACTTCTATTGACATACCAATTAATAAACTAGGAAAAAAAGCGACTAACTTATTATTCCGCTTAATCCACCAAGATAAAAACGTACCAAAAACGACCATCATTAAAACCGAAATGATTGAACGTGAATCCATTCAGAAAATAAACGATTAA
- a CDS encoding transglutaminase family protein, with product MTKEYYFIKPELSSPETKQENISSWLDTQDTDFYNAQIAQERDYCFWCDIVETAKTNSRESYISMAYTLNDPNMLNSAAKTNFILAEDEVLYIHTLSVIRDGKVIDKINDINVKVLDYVRDENQASFNDEKKVTVLIRDLHLNDIFLIETTIERKYEESSIRNQFFRWIYSAPNSYWAYGKYRFELKNETGQNLETNFHYFRDEAGAILDKEKVIIENSQSYTIEKEDYIGNDPKEFELTPFIDFVTEKTYPEITKAISDVYQKFYQVDLASFAGDLVSELDALPSLKHKIRHAIDFVQKEIYYLYNETEMDGHEPQAAEVTYQTKQGDCKAKTVLLKVILDYLEVDSELILVNYGSDVFLPVYTPSPFNFNHAILKVTDDNQVYFIDATMSSDQGFLANRQRNSFMYYLEIKPGTELQKQEPFQDRTPSVEEIFRCDVKGNEAEVVFERKLRGGMANGSREMFKNESNKDIVNRYNFAIYSNMTLYKKYEENEIDKHFNNTSIQIVEDNKEMNEISLVYKATITDPYIVENKKRFLHFWSWGNFIDDGAEKHFHKDFPYWVDRNIIKMEIHLTTDHSIDQTDSYTRQECDIKSKYLNHRVTKKIHKNGASCYLEYRPYHNLTISGKDLEEYIKANKKVLDSNWGIGIDIIEDGLFKKLGKLFK from the coding sequence ATGACAAAAGAATATTATTTTATAAAACCTGAATTAAGCTCTCCTGAAACAAAGCAAGAAAACATTTCTTCTTGGTTAGATACCCAAGATACAGATTTTTATAATGCTCAAATTGCCCAAGAACGGGATTATTGTTTTTGGTGTGATATTGTAGAAACGGCTAAAACGAATTCACGGGAAAGTTATATTTCTATGGCTTATACTTTGAATGATCCTAATATGCTCAACTCCGCTGCAAAAACCAATTTTATTTTGGCAGAAGATGAAGTGTTATATATACACACTCTGTCCGTCATTCGCGACGGCAAAGTCATTGATAAAATAAATGATATTAATGTGAAAGTCTTGGATTATGTTCGTGATGAAAATCAAGCTAGTTTTAATGATGAGAAAAAAGTAACGGTTCTAATTCGTGATTTACATTTAAATGATATTTTCTTAATTGAAACAACTATTGAACGTAAATATGAAGAAAGCAGCATTCGTAACCAATTTTTCCGCTGGATTTATTCGGCTCCAAATTCATACTGGGCTTACGGAAAGTATCGTTTTGAATTGAAGAACGAGACAGGACAGAATTTAGAAACGAATTTCCATTATTTCCGCGATGAAGCAGGGGCAATTTTAGATAAAGAAAAAGTTATTATTGAAAATAGCCAATCTTATACAATTGAAAAAGAAGACTATATTGGAAATGATCCAAAAGAGTTTGAACTTACGCCATTTATTGATTTTGTTACTGAAAAGACCTATCCAGAAATTACCAAAGCAATCAGTGACGTTTATCAGAAATTCTATCAAGTGGATTTAGCCAGTTTTGCTGGTGATTTGGTTTCTGAATTAGATGCATTACCTTCTTTAAAACATAAAATTAGGCATGCGATTGATTTTGTTCAAAAAGAAATATACTATTTGTATAATGAAACGGAAATGGATGGACATGAGCCTCAAGCGGCAGAAGTAACTTATCAAACGAAACAAGGTGATTGTAAGGCGAAAACGGTTCTTTTAAAAGTGATTTTAGATTATTTAGAAGTCGATTCAGAGCTGATTTTGGTTAATTATGGCAGTGATGTCTTTTTACCGGTTTATACGCCGTCACCATTTAATTTTAACCATGCGATTTTAAAAGTAACAGATGATAATCAAGTTTATTTTATTGATGCCACAATGAGTAGTGACCAAGGCTTTTTAGCTAACCGCCAAAGAAATAGTTTCATGTATTATTTGGAAATTAAACCAGGAACCGAATTACAAAAACAAGAGCCTTTTCAAGATAGAACGCCTTCTGTTGAAGAAATTTTCCGATGTGATGTTAAAGGAAATGAAGCCGAGGTTGTTTTTGAAAGAAAATTACGCGGTGGAATGGCAAACGGATCACGTGAAATGTTTAAAAATGAATCAAATAAAGATATTGTTAATCGCTATAACTTCGCGATTTATAGCAATATGACTTTATATAAAAAATATGAAGAAAATGAGATTGATAAGCACTTTAATAACACGTCCATTCAAATTGTGGAAGATAATAAGGAAATGAATGAGATTTCGCTAGTTTATAAAGCAACAATAACTGACCCATATATTGTAGAAAACAAAAAACGCTTTTTACATTTTTGGAGTTGGGGTAATTTTATTGATGATGGCGCGGAAAAACATTTCCATAAAGATTTCCCGTATTGGGTTGATCGAAATATCATCAAAATGGAGATTCATTTAACGACTGACCACTCGATAGATCAGACGGATTCCTACACACGTCAAGAATGTGACATCAAGTCTAAGTATTTAAATCATCGTGTGACGAAGAAAATTCACAAAAACGGTGCTTCGTGTTATTTAGAGTATCGTCCATATCACAACCTTACTATTTCTGGGAAAGATTTAGAAGAATATATTAAAGCTAATAAAAAAGTTCTAGATAGTAACTGGGGAATTGGTATTGATATCATTGAAGATGGTCTGTTTAAGAAATTAGGTAAGCTATTTAAATAA
- a CDS encoding GNAT family N-acetyltransferase translates to MENRKQMIKTERLFLSEMTLADTEILFGYWSDDSVTRYMNIEPFQSLQPVEEMIRMLRQLEIEGKALRCVIILQATGEIIGTCGFNYIDHENHRAEIAYDLGTRFWKRGYATEAVKALMEWGKESFKLHRIEAKVDPRNEASITLLEKLGFLEEGLLRDYEKIGTEYQSLKLFSWLDTGK, encoded by the coding sequence ATGGAAAATCGGAAGCAAATGATAAAAACCGAACGACTTTTTTTAAGTGAAATGACGTTGGCTGATACGGAAATTTTATTTGGATACTGGTCAGATGATTCAGTTACTAGATATATGAACATTGAGCCTTTCCAAAGTTTACAGCCTGTAGAAGAAATGATTCGGATGCTAAGGCAACTAGAGATAGAAGGAAAAGCACTTAGATGTGTAATTATTTTGCAAGCAACAGGAGAAATTATTGGTACATGTGGCTTTAACTATATTGATCATGAAAATCACCGAGCAGAAATCGCTTATGATTTAGGAACACGATTCTGGAAACGAGGATATGCTACAGAAGCTGTAAAAGCCTTGATGGAGTGGGGAAAAGAATCTTTTAAATTACACAGGATTGAAGCAAAAGTAGACCCGAGAAATGAGGCGTCAATTACTTTGCTAGAGAAGCTTGGTTTTTTAGAAGAAGGATTACTTAGAGATTATGAAAAAATTGGCACGGAATATCAAAGTTTGAAGTTATTTTCTTGGTTAGATACAGGTAAATAA